The nucleotide sequence TGGGAAAAATTATAACTATCACCTAATGAAGAATTTGACTGTAGATGACTCAActcttattattatacaggatatatatagcgtcaacagtttgcacagtataGTGCAAAACAATTAAGAATGTTCTGTAAAATAGGCCATCGGCTTATTTATTCTGGTAAAAGATGGACTCTTGAGTTTGTACACGACTTCTTGGTAATGTTGCTCTATTAGGTCAATtgtgatataccgtatatacttgcgtataagccaagttttttagcacatttattttgtgctgaaaatgcccccctcggctaatactcgagtcacctttttacgcctgatctcccgaactttggggacccggtactggccggccgtaggtctcctggaccccaaacacatgtagccccactcttcctctacaagtgtgcaaagtttgttgtccgggggacctatggtcgggtagcaccgatttttcaaagctgggcactccttccatagactcccatgttaaacgataatttctccagtgatttaGGGACCCGGTAACGGCCGGTTgatggtcccctggacccggaacttggcacaagtgtagtcccatttctcctctacaagtgtcgtCCACTGAAAGGACGACACAGGTATGCCATCCTATCAGAGCACATGCTCAGAGGTTGCATCCTGTGTTAATATCTCCTGATcaccgcaagtttaggagatattcactgtacctacaggtaagctttattttaGACCTACGTGTAGGTACAAGTTCAAAAGcggagtttactaccgctttaatggcaCTCCATTGCACGCCAAAACGTGCACCACTTTTCTGCGATTTTTGCTAGTTTGGATGGTTTTGAAAACTGTTAAAACTATTATGTATCAGCACCGATCGTGATCTTACCTTGCAGTCACAGTTCTTGGCATATACATTCATAAATCCCCTCTTCTGGCAGTAAGTCATGGAAGCCCATGGTGCTATGAAGCTGCAAGAGTTAATGAACACATTGTTGTCCACAAAATGTCCTGTAAACAGAAGGTAAGAACTATTACTGAGGGGCAGATGATGAGATAAAACAgaggggagcagaagatgaaatatACAGCAGACCTTGTTTATCTGGAATAAGTACAGTCTATGTTGCCCTAATTTGGATACaaaacctttaataaaatatgaaaGACTCTGGTTGCTGCGGTGCAGTGCTGATGGTTCTTATTCCAGACACTTTGATAGATGAGGACCATATTATGAGAGTGCTGCTTCTCTATCCTTTAGGCTAATGCAAGAGGGATGTCACTAACTCCCAGTAGTTGTCTAAATCCTTCCAGAAGGGGGCAGTGGGATGAGTTGTCTGCTATCTCAGCTGTCAAGTAACCCTTTTTAGACCCTCTGTCTCACTCTCATGTTTAAGATTCAGGTTTGTATAAATAGATGTCTTATTTAAGTGTCAAATGTGTTCTCAGTGTTCTCTACCGTACAGAcctgaaatgtatttttatattttcaagcACCAGAATATTGAAAGGGAAGTACGTGATTTAAACAAAACCAACATGcatactcacctaggtgaatgaagcatcagtctgatgctgcatctgtcccctgccgcctctaaagcctcgtacacacgatcagattccCAAAGGACAAATCcgtgaactttttcagccaacaaacacaaacgtagtaaCGTACTAGAcatactatgtggtttttcagctctttagcgccaccctttgggcaacttctgctaatgttgtcttgtggttagcatttcttctgagcatgcgtgtttgtactttggatttttgtgtacacacgatcggataatctgacaacacacatttattgtcggaaaatttgaaagcatgctataaaacatgtgttgtcggaaattccgacaacaattgtccgatggagcgtacaaacagttggattatccgacaaaaccgtgccatcacacatttgttgtcggaaaatccaatcgcgcgtacgaggctttagactgaaAACTGAGTGGTCAAAcctctgatcactcagttctcagtcaaCAGTGAACATAGAGCTACTCACTGGTGAGCTTAAAGGCTGAGCCAGCAGCcgatccaggcatctgggtggatcccagcATTAAAGTCGGGATCTCTCCAGAGCCTGGATTGACTGAGagatgtcagctgacagcagactttagcccactgtcagCAGAATACAGGTcataggagtgcagaactaagggCACCCCTGTGACTCACAGGAGAAGTAGGGACGaaagagctttggctgtacttctctatGGTCatagatttgtttttgtttttgggctTATAAATAATAGAATTTTCTTGATTTTAGAAGCACaagctgttatttttttatagccCACTTCCAACCAAATCTGCTTTTATTGTGGATATAGAGTGGAGGGAGGTTAAAGCCTCTGTCAGGTTTTGATTGACACCTGTGCCCTTTTttaggagatttcccctcacttccgcaGGATTGGCAATCTCTCATAAGGGTGCACAGACAGaaactaaaatacatttttagcaaaatgaagaaggggttaaacaatGATTTAAACTTTGATACATTGGTCTAGAACCATTATAATCCCCCTTAAAGGACTAGGTCACAGCATGCACTTTCATTTTATTACATTAGCATTTTACTAGCGATaccaacaatatttttttttgacagtCCAATATAATCCTACATGAAAAATCTACTTTCACAATGTGATTGCTACCTGTCCGCTGCAACTTCCTGCAtttcctgcatgctttgcagccatagatagatcttaaaggggttgtaaaccttcatgtttttaaTGCACCCTATGCAGGCCCCCCAGCTCCCCggtttacttacttgagccctcgaaagtcccgcgtcgagAACGCGCTTGATCTCGGCCcagtcttctcagctcttcattggatcgattcatagcagcgcagccattggctcacgctgctgtcaatcaactccaatgacacgAAGGTCATGGGCTGGGCCAAGTCctgtagtcggcggctatggacgccggatacaggactcgggagtgcgcTCACAAGGCAACCtctttgggagagcgcttcctaagggggttaccagaagcgaggaggagctgagacagctgccgagggaccccagaagatgtggtttggggccaccctgtgcaaaacgagctgcattattaaaaaaataaaataaaaaattaagctttacaaccccttttagtgATTTATTGCAGTATTCCTTTTTCCTAAGATTGAGCTTTAATGGCGTTTGCTACGTGTATTTTAACTGATGGAAGTAGGGCTAGGAATGTAATGTGAAAGCTTGGGTACTAAAGTTTGTCCCTCTGTCCTTGTGTTTTAGGCATGTGTGTGGGTTGAGGCAATGTAGAATTATACTGACCAGCAATGATAAATTCTTCGCTCTTGTTAGTTGAAGTGTGCTGATAACCACACATACTCTCAGAGACGGCGGTGTACAGGTCCTGGATGTCTTCATATCCTTCAGGGGCCTTGAAAATCTAATGGAGAAATATTTGTTGTTTTCAGTGTTGCACAAGTCAGGTCGCAGTGTAAAGTACAGATCTGCTTTTTCTAGGTTGCAGTTCATTGAGGTTCATTTTGCAAGATGAATGAGATTAAGCTAAGCAAAAATTCACTATACAAATATTGAACAGTAATGtttagggaaataaaaaaaaaattaggatattTTCTTGCTTATGAATGATTTTAGCACAACTTAACCTTGTGATTTTATTCTTCTTATTTTGGAAGTAAATGAGGGTAAATCCCAACTCTTGCAGTTGTCTCTGGAATTGGTCTTTCTATTGGAAACCACTTCCTCCACTTAGGTCTGTAAAATgttggatttcttctcacttaaagtggaactataggcagaactttttataaaattttggaaagtgtaagggagagttataacccctgttggtttattttttccccatctgtgcccattggggagattttccttcaccttCTGTTCCCACCGAAAGTGagtggaaatccctgcaaattaaagcagggttccgggccaattttttttttttgcaagctaaaatgaatcacaattaatagtccctaaaacatattaatagctccccaatcgttccagaaatcattgcaaacacttgccttatatcctccagctcatgttgtggccgtatccatcatatgtgtgggcatgtgaagcccagttcctttttcttcctggttttcagggagaggtgcatgctgggtgatttttaggcacagtaatgcccagagactcctgggaaattaatgtcatcatttcccagaaggcaatggggtcttaggacaggaagttgaaccacctaggaccaggaactaggcagattacgaaatatgcctagtaacagccagatagaagtgggtaaaaactttttttttttacattaaaggcaagctgttaatagaaagaatttttttagggtggaactctgctttaaggaaaTCCCTTGGGGATCCCCAGACCACCAGAAccaatgtccccattggaagatttcccctttattacttttctgcATACAAACCCAAAACGtgggattgttttttttcctttcacttccaatgataacaggacaaatatagagggtgaatttccttaatgggggcacagacggcaataaaaactgatgggtgttttaatccctctccactctatccaaaattaaaggaaacattttgactttagttatactttaaactgGGCATAGATGGATCGAAGTTCAGCAGGGAATGATGGAATTTCGATCCACCAATGGCCGATCCTGCTCAAGATGAGGTGATCTAATGgtttatatttgttatttttgtttgattAGAACATGCAGCCAGTCGGtagcagcgctgatcagtgtatactGTCAGGATACAAAAGCACAGCAAGAAGGATTCActtgcttgtgtggatgggggtatccgcaaattaattttttttttattagcccgCTAGCTAAATCATCTATGGCCAGTTTACGAATCTGCTTGGAAATCATATAATCTTACCTTTGTAGTCTTAATCTGAATATGAACTCTGTGGTCCTTTTCAATGACTTTCTGCCCAACAAACTTTGCCCGGATCACTGTAGAGAGAAACAGTGTAATCAGCACTGGCAAtcgtaataaaatatttattgtacaATTCGTAAAAACCTTTTTTAATATCTCCATGTCTAAGATCAACTCACTATTTAAAGGAAATGTATAAAGCaagaatgtaatatattgcatgtCTTCGGGTGTGGCAActgtatttgtttcttttttcaggctctttttatttttcttatttttcacctggtgatcctgccagtaccaCTTCCCttctcctagggtgacaacacgtaCTCACTGTACTGTTGTACTGTTTCTATGGAGAAGCAGAGTTCTCACTCTAGGCTTCCCATCTGATATGGGTTACAAAATCCTACTTGTCTCCTTATTTCTAAGGGGTTCGTTCACAGAAGATACCCGAGAAAACGAATAACATTGTTTGGGCTGTCAATTCAGTGCACAGGAAGTTGTCAGAACACTGGAGTTCTGGTAAGATCGACGAGTACTTGCAGAGAATTTTCTTGgtcagaaaaaagaaaaccaatgcagccaccacatctaagagctggtaagctgcaatatattaaattttgttcttgggtttaaataTATTTCAGGCAGGAAGATTTAATGATGTTCTGTCCAATACAAAGCTCTCGAACCAGTGTTTTTACTTTACAAATCCTAAtatgtaaagtgttactaaacccaagaccctgcattcactatatctggtctcccacagaacaccgaaaatggaaatgcaattatttttataaatgtaaacCTTTTCTCATCATCAGATAGAggagtcttatgacttctatcggtgtctggttaaagcttgtaggaggagttttcattctcttctgactgtcctatgaggctgcaggacccctggccctctgtctagacagtgctgattggccctctgctaaTCACATGCACTGTTCCAAGAAAAACtcttctagcaatacacaccaaactgagcatgcctCCAGGCTCTCTTCTATCAGtagatagattggggacagtggaagaaggagaggatcaaacagccttttcacACAATGCaaatgattaaccccttaagttccacagtgagtataacgagcatgctttactgcaaatacagactgattttaagtattgtgggtttagtatcactttataaATATTATACAGCTAGCATTTACAAATTGGAAGTcccgtgcctgcgtgggtttcctctgggtactccagtttcctcccacactccaaagacatgatggtaggttaattggccccAGTATGTGTATTTATGGATGTgagttagattgtaagctccttgagggcagggactgatgtgaatgtaaaatatatatgtaaagcactgcataaattgacggcgctatagaagtacctgtaataaataaataaaccaataaCCCCACAGCAATACAACAAATAAATACTCTTTACTTCTCCTCTAAATATTCTTAGCTTCGATGACTTTCTGACACCTTAACATTTgtcagtgaatttaaataaaagctTGGTGTGTCTTGTAAAGTGAATGACAGCATGGTTATACCTATAATTAGACTTCCTGCACATGTTTTGACATGAGCTGTCCTCCTGTAATAATAACTATGAGCCTTAAACTTACTAAAAAAACACCCACCCTATAAAACCCGAGCAACAGTATTCTGCAAATGTTGTATAACTAAGAGTATATGTTTCTATATTTGTTTGGAGTCACTGCACTTGCTGATTCAAGGAGTAcctacaaaaactaaaaaataattaGCTCTCGCTTTGAGGAGATTCTCCTCACTTTCTTTTGGTGTCTGGGACAgtaagtgaaggaaaatcccccctcccatccccagGGGGGGACACAGGTTTTAACTATTTCCATACACACATTTTGGCTTTAGTTATATTCAAGTTTAATTATTATAGTTTCGGAGAGTTTtaacctttttacatttttttgttgcagTTTGCTTCTtcgttggggagatttcctctcatttcctgtcttGCTGACACACAGGCTTGTCAGCAAGACAGGACATTAGGGAAATGTCCCTAGTGGGCACAAGGTAATCTTTACCAACACACCTTCCTTCTGCTCGTTCATTAGAAAAACATAATAGTCACCAACAAAGAGACAAACATTTTGGATTTTTGGCAGTGGTAAGCCAGAGCAGCCAACCGGCTTCTGGTTTCCTGAAGTCAGAACAGTGAAGGGTGACtccatgggggagatttactaaaacctgtgcatgctaaatctggtgcaactgtgcagagtaaccaatcagcttctaggttttattgccaaagcttaattgaagatgcttaaagtgatactatgccctgtgcagttggttttgcacagagtagcccagatcctcctcttttttggGTCACTCCCGACCCCTCCATCCTGTCGaatgcctccacagcaagcagcttgctatggtggaACCTGAGCCGAGCCaccgctctgtgtgtctattcagacactgagccacgGTTCAGCCCCgccacctctctctcctcattggttcactgactttgacagcagggggagccaatggcgcccacTGCTGGgtctcagctaatcaggagggagagtcctggacagccgagGCTCTGGTgtaacattgctggatcaagatggggctcatgtaagttttaggggggctgggggggggggttgctgcacacagaagttttttttgttaATCTTAAAGCATAGaacgcattaaggtaaaaaaccttctgccttagaaccactttaagttagaACCTGATTGTTTACtaagcacagctgcaccagatgctATGTGCACCAATGTTGGTAAACCTCCCACCTTTGATTGGGGTGATATACTaacattggagagtgcaaaatctggtgccgctGTGCAAAGTatgcaatcagcttctaactttagctcattctttttttgtttttttctattataacattttactATTGCGTTTATCTCTCTGGCCCCCGACTATTAGGTCCTTCTCCCTCTAATGTCTTAAGGTGCCCAAAGACAACAAATGATCTTCCTACCATGGAAAGCTATGTATTTACTAATTCTTGTCCTTCATAGGTCCCATAGCCTTTTCTGAAGAATCAGTTAGCTGGATTGGATTATTTAAGCTGatcactgttgttttttttttttatcccaaatAATCCAGCAACAAGGGTGTCTAGTGTTACTCCATTTGCCACTTCTATTAACATGAACAAGTATATTATGCTAATCTGAACATGAATGTTTGTAGAAAAGTCAGATCGTTGGATCATCCAGCACCTGACACCTGCTGGTAACTTTACATTTTATGTGTCCATGATTATTCTAATCTAGCGCCTTATCATCTGTCATACCTAGGAATATT is from Rana temporaria chromosome 9, aRanTem1.1, whole genome shotgun sequence and encodes:
- the LOC120913986 gene encoding metalloproteinase inhibitor 1-like; translated protein: MFPLVVLLVLGCLSQEAWSCSCGIRHPQSVYCDSAIVIRAKFVGQKVIEKDHRVHIQIKTTKIFKAPEGYEDIQDLYTAVSESMCGYQHTSTNKSEEFIIAGHFVDNNVFINSCSFIAPWASMTYCQKRGFMNVYAKNCDCKIKQCSVPPCEIDDDRQCLWTDHLTRQKRAYSGHQAAKLACVSNGNGLCVWDSLKSRLYSQSTKPAIN